In Castanea sativa cultivar Marrone di Chiusa Pesio chromosome 6, ASM4071231v1, a single window of DNA contains:
- the LOC142639806 gene encoding sister chromatid cohesion protein PDS5 homolog D-like: MIAFDREFEKEIKEAGNTLLNPPSSIDDLLTLLDKVENLLAYVEQEPSKSMRDALLPSVKALITNKLLRHAKMDVKVSVLSCIIEITRITAPDAPYKDEQMKEIFQLILAAFENISHVSTRSYKKVVSILDTIAKVKLWLVMLDLECDALVVEIFQSFLKIIRSNHPLVVLLAIGTIMNLVIDESEDISLDLLSSLFASVRKENQNVSPISWKLGEQIITRINV; the protein is encoded by the coding sequence ATGATTGCCTTTGATAGAGAATTTGAGAAGGAGATTAAGGAGGCTGGGAATACACTCCTTAACCCTCCTTCCTCCATTGATGATCTCCTCACTCTTCTTGATaaagttgaaaatttgttaGCATATGTGGAGCAAGAACCATCCAAATCAATGCGAGATGCACTTTTACCCTCAGTGAAGGCACTAATCACTAATAAACTTTTGCGACATGCTAAAATGGATGTGAAGGTTTCAGTTTTATCTTGCATTATTGAGATTACAAGGATAACAGCACCTGATGCCCCATATAAGGATgagcaaatgaaagaaatattCCAATTGATTTTGGCAGCATTTGAAAATATATCTCATGTGTCTACTCGCTCTTATAAGAAGGTGGTTTCAATTCTTGATACCATTGCAAAGGTCAAGTTATGGTTGGTGATGCTGGATCTTGAGTGTGATGCATTGGTTGTTGAGATATTTCAAAGTTTCTTGAAGATAATTAGGTCCAACCATCCACTTGTTGTACTTTTAGCCATAGGAACAATTATGAATTTGGTTATAGATGAAAGTGAAGACATTTCCTTGGATCTTCTCAGTTCACTTTTTGCTAGTGTAAGAAAGGAAAATCAGAATGTTTCACCTATTTCATGGAAATTGGGGGAACAAATAATCACTAGAATTAATGTCTAG